GCGGCATCTGCTGAAAAGGGAGATCAGCAAAGAAATGTTGTAGCGCATTGTTGGTGCGTTCAGCATAGACCTGTAATTGTTGTGATAAATCCATTTATTCACTATCCGGCATAAAGGGGGTTAATGCGCCTTCTTCGCTTTCAGTCAGTAAGATCTGTACCCGCTGTTCAGCCTGCTGCAGTTTGGCCTGCCCCTGACGGGCGAGTTGTACGCCACGCTCAAATTCGCTGAGCGCCTCTTCTAATGGCAGTGTGCCGCTTTCCAGACGACTGACGATCTGTTCCAGTTCGTCAAGGGCGGTTTCAAAGCTGACCGGGGACCCATTTTTCTTTGGCATAGTGAATATCGACTCTTATTGTGGCAGTGATCAATATGGTATCGAAGTTAGGCCGTTAAGCAAATAACACGTAACACCAGGTGAAAATGATGCAATAGTGGTATACTCCGCGCCCTGGATGCAGGCATCTGAATGCACTGCTTGACAACTTTTTGCTGAAAGCCTTATCAGGCTTGTCTCAATGAACGATTGCCGCCATGAAGTTTATCATTAAATTATTCCCGGAAATTACGATCAAAAGCCAATCTGTGCGGTTGCGCTTTATTAAAATCTTAACCGGGAACATTCGTAATGTTCTTAAGGATTATGATCAGACACTTGCCGTAGTTCGCCACTGGGATCATATCGAGGTGCGTGCGAAAGACGAAAATCAGCGCCTGCCTATTCGCGACGCGTTAACCCGGATCCCCGGCATTCACCATATTCTGGAGGTGGAAGATGTCCCTTTCACCTCGCTGCATGATATTTTTGAACAAACATTACCTCTGTGGCAGGATCAGCTGGTGGGTAAAAGTTTCTGTGTACGGGTAAAACGGCGCGGTAAACATCCCTTCACCTCTATTGATATTGAACGTTATGTTGGTGGCGGCCTGAATCAGCACATTGCCACCGCACGGGTGAAACTGACCCATCCGGATGTGACTGTTAATCTGGAGATTGATAATGATCGTCTGTTACTGGTGAAAGGGCGCTATGAAGGTATTGGTGGCTTCCCTATCGGCACCCAGGAGGATGTGTTATCACTGATTTCCGGTGGCTTTGACTCCGGCGTCTCCAGTTACATGCTGATGCGTCGTGGTTGCCGCGTGCATTACTGCTTCTTTAATCTTGGTGGTGCGGCCCATGAAATTGGTGTTCGTCAGGTTGCCCATTATTTATGGAACCGTTTTGGTCGCTCTCATCGGGTACGATTTGTAGCGATTAATTTTGAGCCGGTCGTGGCGGAGATCCTTGAAAAAATTGATGATAGCCAGATGGGCGTGGTACTGAAGCGCATGATGATGCGTGCCGCATCAATGATCGCCAGACGTTATGATGTCCAGGCGCTGGTGACCGGAGAAGCCTTAGGCCAGGTTTCCAGCCAGACGCTGACCAACCTGCGCCTGATCGATAATGTCTCTGATACGCTGATCCTGCGGCCGTTAATCGCTTACGACAAAGAGCATATCATCAATCTGGCGCGGGAGATTGGCACGGAAGATTTTGCCCGCACGATGCCGGAGTATTGCGGAGTTATCTCCCGCAGTCCGACCGTAAAAGCGGTAAAAGAAAAAATTGAAGCAGAAGAAGCCGGTTTTGATTTCACCATCCTCGACAACGTGGTGGCGGAAGCCAGCAATATTGATATCAGAGAGATTGGCCGTCAGACACAACAGGAGGTGGTGGAAGTAGAAACGGTGAGTTCATTTGGCGCTAATGATGTGGTGCTCGATATCCGTTCGGTTGATGAGCAGGAAGATAAACCGCTAACACTGGCGGGCGTCACGGTGGTATCCCTGCCATTTTACAAACTCAGCAGTCAGTTTGCTGATCTCGACCAGAGTAAAACCTGGTTATTATGGTGTGAGCGTGGCGTGATGAGTCGTCTGCAGGCGCTGTATCTGCGTGAGCAAGGATACCATAACGTCAAAGTGTACCGTCCATAATCACCGCTCAGCGGTGACCGGGAACGGCAACAGTGACTGTTCCCGGTTATCGGCTCACGGGACTATTCTGCAGAATAGTTATAGATCCCCGCCGCCAGTACCAGTTGTGAGGCGACCTGATGTGCTTTTTCACGGCCCGCCAGTAAGTCAATAATTTTGAGTGCAAAATCAATCGCTGTTCCAGGCCCTTGACTGGTCAGCAGTTTAAACCGTGGGTCCCAGACGACACGCTTATCCTGCCACTGGTCGGCGGGAATGTGTGCTTTAAGCGACGGGAAGCCCGTCATATTGGCATGCGGAAAAAGATGATGGGGAACCAATACCGTGGCAGCAACCGCACAGATCGCGGCGACAATTCGCCCGGAGCGATGAAATTGCCTGATGGTTTCCACCAGCAATAGATTATCGCGCAAGCACTCTGCGCCTTTGATGCCACCGGGCAGGATAATGATATCAAAATCACCGTCGGCAACCGCGACTAACGGCGCATCAGCCAGCAGTTTAACCCCGCGTGAACAGGTAATCGTCCGGTCACCGTCGTCAGCAACGCTGGCAATGGTGACGTTAATACCGCCGCGAACCAGAAGATCAATCGTCGTGACTGCTTCGGTCTCTTCACTGCCGGGTGCGAGACAGAGGAGTGCGGATGCGCTCATAGGTTTTCTCCTTATATTTTACCTGGGCATATAAATGGCTATTTACCGGTACGGCAAGACCGTGAGCCTGTGCGCGCTTGAGTAAAAAACCGCTGATATAGTCGATTTCCGTCCGACGTTGCATCCGGATGTCCTGCAACATTGATGAAATATTTTCCGCTGTGCTGGCAATAATCTTATTGATATCAGCGAGTAGATTTTCCGCTGAGACCGGTATCCCTTCGCAGGCCATAACCGCCGCCACTTCCTGGCAGATGGCGGCCACCTCTCCTGGATAGTGACGTAAGTCACCATTACGACACCCTTTTAGTGCTGTCAATGGATTGATAACACAATTGACCGCCAGTTTACTCCAGGCGGCAGGATAGATATTCTCATGCCATATCACCTCCGGCAGGGCCTGATGCAGAATAGCGGTCAGATTGTGGCCGTTCCGGTAAGGATGTTTTGCCGGCCCGATATGGGTTATGCCACTGGCGACATGGACAATAGCATCATCGTCATGACGTGCGGCATGGGTGGTGACACCGAGCAGCAGCGGTTGCGGCACGTTATGCAGCTCGTCAACCGGATTCATGCCATTGTGGATAAGCAGGATCGGTGAGGAGGGGGGTAAGGTGGTAGCCAGACGGTTGACCGCACTGGCAACCTGCCAGGCTTTTAGCGTTACTAATAACAGGTCACTGCTGGCGAGAAAGTCAGCATCATTGGCGGTCAGTGTGTGACTGAATACAGCCCCCTCTTTTTTTCGCACATCGACATGACAGCATGGCTGCCGCTCACGCAACCAACCCTGAACTTCATGCCCCTGTTGATGTAATGCACTGAGCCATACTTGCCCCAGCGCACCACATCCCAGCAGGGTTATTTTCATTATTTTTGCTCCTTAGCTGTGTCTGTCATCCGTCACGCTTGTGGCACCGGGTGCTAAACTTCCGGGAGAACAAGTTGAGTTATATGATGTTATCGGTATTATGCAACTTACAGAAAACAACATGAGAGGAAAAGATGCCATCGTTTGATATTGTCTCTGAAGTTGATCTTCAGGAAGTTCGCAATGCAGTAGAAAATGCGGTTCGTGAAGTAGAGTCGCGTTTTGATTTTCGCCATGTTGAGGCTACTTTTGCCCTGAACGAAAAAGACAAAACGATTAAGGTGCTCAGTGAATCTGATTTTCAGGTTAACCAGTTACTGGATATTTTGCGGGCGAAGTTATTAAAAAGAGGGATTGAAGGCAGCACGATTGAGGTGCCGGAGGCGTTTATCCACAGCGGCAAACAGTGGTTTGTTGAGGCAAAACTGAAACAGGGCATTGAAAGCGCCATTCAGAAAAAAATCGTCAAGCTTATCAAAGATAGCAAACTCAAAGTCCAGACGCAGATTCAGGGCGAGGAGATCCGGGTCACCGGTAAATCCCGCGATGATTTACAGGCGGTCATGGCGCTGGTTCGTGGCGGCAATTTAGGTCAGCCGTTTCAGTTTAAAAATTTCCGCGATTGATGATTGTGCCCCGTTTTTTGCTGGCAACCAGAGAATACCTCCCATTTATTCCTGATTGCCTGGCAGAAGATAAAAATCAGTACCACAGGCGGTTATCGCCGGGTGCATTGCTAAACAGCCCCGGCCTGCATCTCCTGCATGACACGTTCAAGCTCAGTACGATTTGTGACCTTGCTGTCTATTTTGACATACACGGAATGTTCACTGGCGATAACCAGCGCCTGGGCGACACCTTTTTGCGCCAGCAGATCATCCTGTAGTGTTTCTTTTATCTTAATATGAGGGGGGATTTCGATTCGCAGGCTGCTGACATAAGCTGGCTCGTTCATCATACTGGCCACCAGTAGCCATAAAAATGCCAGCAGGGTGTTCAGCAAGAACACGGTTTGCGAATCAATGAAACCATCGATCCAGCCGCCCAGCAGACCGCCAATCGCGACGCCAATAAATTGACAGGTCGAATAGATCCCCATTGCGGTGCCTTTATACCCGGCGGGTGACTCTTTACTGACCAGTGAGGGCAGCAGGGCTTCCAGCATATTGAACGCGATAAAAAACAGCTGGACACCCGCCACCAGCGCCCAGAAATAGGTTCCGGCACCCCAGAGAATAATTTCCGCTACCAGCAGCAGGGCGATGCATAGCAGAAAAACTTGTTTCATCCTGCGTTTCTTTTCTGCATAAATGATAATCGGCAGAACGGAAACAAAGGCAATTAATATCGTGAACAGATAAATTTTCCAGTGTTCTGCGGCGGGAAAATCCGCCATTTCCAGCTGGCCGGGCAAGGCAACAAAAGTCGCTATCAGAATAGTATGCAGACACATAATGCCGAAGTTAAGCCTTAACAGCTTTGGATCGGCAAATACCTTATTAAAGGAACCCCGCACCATACCGGATTCACGGTTCAGCACATGATGATGGCTGTCAGGTATAATCCACAAGGTTAATATGATACCGATTATCGTCATCGCCGCTATCATCCAGAATAGGGCATGCAGCCCCAGATGATGCGTAATAATCGGGCCCAGAACCATAGCGATGGCAAACGTGATACCAAAACTGACACCGATAAAAGCCATCGCTTTTGTGCGGTTTTGTTCGCGGGTCAAATCAGAGAGTAACGCCATCACCGCGGCGGCAATGGCCCCGGAACCTTGCAGTGCACGACCGAGAATAATACCCCAGATCGTTGCGCTGGATGCGGCAATGATGCTGCCCAGCATAAAGATAAACAGACCACAGAGGATCAATGGTTTACGGCCAACCCGGTCAGAAAGCAGACCAACGGGAATTTGAAAAATGGCCTGAGTGAAGCCATAAATACCGATCGCCAGGCCGATAAGCGTCTCACTGGCACCCTGTAATTCCATACCATATGTGGTCAGTACCGGCAGAACCATAAACATACCCAGCATACGCAGTGAAAATACGGTTCCCAGACCCCAGGTTGCGCGCCGTTCTCCTGGCGTCATTTTATTATCGTTCATGACCACCTCAGTTAAAAAAACTGTCACTAGTGTAATGATGGTAACTAAAAGCGTAAATAAATGTTTACTTAACAAATGTTGCGATAATATTATTCAGCAGAGAAAACTTTTCTCCATAACCGTGAATATAACTGGCCTGGCGCTGTCAACAAGTGGCGTTCCATTTGCTGTATCCTGGTATGAAAAGGATAAAAAGGGCGATCATCCAGGGATTACCAGGGATTAGTCGATCATCCTCTTGCGCACTTACGTAAGGCCAGGTAATCCAGCAGACTACCAAGAAGTATGCCGATGAGCAGCGTCAGTGTGGCAATCTTTAATAAAGCTGGCAAGAAGAGAAACATGGTGTAATTAAGTGTATTCAGCATCATTAACAGCAATCCTGTCACCAGTAACAGGCATCCGCTTGCCAGAATCCACAACGCCAGGGTATAAGCGCGTTGATAGTCTCTGCGCGGCATAAAACTCGCCGTATGTTGTGTATACTCCAGTGTTCGGCGACAAACCAGTAATAGCAGAATACCCGGGATAGCGGCCACTACCGAGAAGAGATAAAAAGCTGACCAGCCATGTGCCTCGACAAACCAACCGGCTATTGGGCCAGCATAGACGCGCCCAATAGCCGATAACGCCGATAACAGCGCAAACTGGGTAGCGGAAAATGATTTATTACACAATGTCATTAACAGTGCGACAAAAGCCGCAGTGCCCATACCACTGCATAAATGTTCAAAAAATACCGCCGTCGCCATAGAATAAAGATGCTTATCACTGAGCGACAGTAGCCAGTAACCGGCATTAGCGGCCCCCTGCAAGATGCCGAAAATCAACAGCGCACGAAACAGGCTGAGTCGCTGCATCAACACGCCGCCAAAAAGCGCGCCAGCAATGGTGGCCAGCAATCCCAGGGTTTTATTGACCATACCGACTTCAGCGGCCTCAAAACCGATACTACGGATCAGAAATGTGGTTGTCAGGCTCATGCCAAATGCATCGCTGAGCTTATAGCAGATGATCAGCAGAAGAATAAGCCAGGCATTATTGCGGCTAAAGAAATCACGCAAGGGTTCGACCACCGCCTGTTCGAGCGTTCCGGGAACCGCGATGATATTGTCTGCTTCGGGGGCCAGCAGCGTGGCAATGATACAAGGGATCATCAAACAGGCCATCAGCCAGTACATTCCCTGCCAGCCAAGCCAGCGATCGGCCAGCCATAGTGCTAATCCCCCGGAAACCAGCATCCCAAGGCGATAACCCAGGACACTGATGGCCGCGCCCGTACCGCGCTCTTCGGCGGGCAGGATATCCGTTTTCCAGGCATCGAACACGATATCCTGGGAAGCAGAGCAGAAAGCAATTACCACCGCGAAGATGGCTATCCAGTGAAGCTGGCTGGCAGGTTGCAGGCACCCCATGATGGCAATCGTGATCAGTAGCAAGACCTGGGTAATCAATAACCAGCCGCGACGTCGGCCCAGAAAAGGAGGGGTATAGCGATCCATTAATGGTGACCACAGAAATTTAAACACGTAGGCCTGGCCGACCAGCGAGAAGAAGCCGATCGTTTTCAGGTCGATATTTTCAACGGTCATCCATGCCTGAAGGGTGCCAGACGTCAGCGCCAGAGGTAAGCCGGAAGAAAACCCCAGGATCAACAAAATCGCTGAAATGGGTCGTTGAAGAGTACGTAAATAAGAATAAAGGGTCATGGTTTATGATTTAGACCCGGCGCCAGGCCGGGTCATCAGTTAATGTGCATTCTTTTTGATGAAATCATTGATGCTGATGTCTTGTGCCATATCGGCAATAATATCGCTAAGGACGCTGTTCACGGTACTGGCAATATTCTGGTTAGAAGCCTTAAATGCGCCATCGACCGAGTAACTGGCACGGTAATTTTTGGTCATTTTCATTCCGTTGGCAGCGGTGGCAATAATCGAGACATCTGCTTTAGTCGCAATACTGTAACGCACGTCTCCCTGGGAGACATCAGCATACAGCTTGTTCAGAATGATTTGTAAATCGGCAACCCCATTGGGGCCAATCATATAACCGCGCGCTGTCATTTGTTTTTCTAGGGCTTCCTGGAGCAGAAAACGCAGATCGCGCGAAGCACTCAGGGGAACCTGTTGATTGTCACGGGTGACTTTCGCCAGCGCCTGATCCGGCCGTTGATCAGCCCCATTGATACTGATCGTCAACCCCATCAGGCCAGGGTCCTGTTGCGGTAGAGTGATATTGGGTGACACATTAATGGTTGCTGGTGGAGTGGTGCACCCGGCGAGTAAAAACAGAGCGATAAAAGGAAAAAATAATTTTTTAAGCATCTACAGAGCCTCAACAGATGATGTTTTTATTAAAGGAAATTGATTAACATCATATCATTGCTAATGATAAGAGGAAGTAGCAATGGCAGTAAATTCGTCACATTGTTTGTTTTATCGACGTCCATTTTTACCTTCCGCAACCGACTGACATAAGGCAAAGCATGGTATCAAACCTCGTTGATCTGTTCTTTCATCATATAACAAAATGCGCGTTTTCTGAGACAGATACGCATAACGAAGGTTTTCCGGCAACATGCGTGACTAAAAAGTAACGCATACGGTAACAGTAAACGACAACCGTTCTCGACTCACCAAAGTGATATCGGTATAATGCCGCGTCTTATTATATGAATGTCTTCGGGGTGATTCTGATGCCAGGCGTGTGATTCTGATGACAGAATACATCCCGGTTCTGTGAAGCGATGTAACAATCCGCTTTCAGAATTAACCGAGCATGGTGATTTTTTTGAGGTAACAGGATGCAAGTTTCAGTTGAAACCACTCAGGGCCTTGGGCGCCGGGTAACGATTACCATCACTGCTGATAGCATCGAGAGTGCTGTCAAAAAAGAACTGGTCGATGTAGCGAAAAAAGTACGTATTGATGGCTTCCGTAAAGGAAAAGTGCCGATGAATGTGGTGACTCAGCGTTATGGCGCTTCTGTTCGCCAGGATGTACTGGGTGATCTGATGAGTCGTCATTTCATTGATGCGATCATCAAAGAGAAAATAAATCCGGCGGGTGCGCCACACTATGTTCCTGGCGAATACAAAAAAGGCGAAGACTTTACTTACTCGGTAGAGTTCGAAGTCTATCCGGAAGTGACGTTGCAGGGACTCGATACCATCGAAGTAGAAAAACCGATGGTTGAAGTGACCGAAGCAGATATCGACGCCATGCTGGAGACGCTACGTAAACAACAGGCTGACTGGAAAGAAAAAGCCGGTGTAGCTGCAACAGAAGATCGGGTCACGATTGATTTCACCGGTTCTGTTGATGGTGAAGAGTTTGACGGCGGAAAAGCCTCTGACTTTATCCTCGCGATGGGACAGGGACGGATGATCCCGGGCTTTGAAGAAGGTATTCAGGGTCATAAAGCGGGCGAAACATTCACCATTGATGTGACTTTCCCGGAAGAGTACCACGCAGAAAACCTGAAAGGTAAAGCGGCTAAATTCGTTATTGATCTGAAAAAGGTCGAAGAGCGTGAATTACCGGAACTGACCGCTGAATTTATTCAGCGTTTTGGCGTCGCAGATGGGTCGCTGGAAGGGTTGCGTGCCGAAGTACGTAAAAACATGGAGCGTGAACTCAAAGGCGCTGTCCGTAATCGCGTGAAATCTCAGGTTATCGAAGGTCTGCTAAAAGCCAATCCTATTGAAGTGCCCGCAGCGTTGATCGACAGCGAAATTGATGTCTTGCGTCGCCAGGCGGCTCAGCGTTTTGGTGGCCATGAAAAACAAGCCCATGAACTGCCACGTGAACTGTTCGAGGAGCAGGCGAAACGCCGGGTTATGGTCGGTTTGCTACTGGGCGAAGTGATCCGCAGCAATGAGCTGAAAGCGGACGAAGATCGAGTCAAGGATCTGATCAGCGAGATGGCTTCAGCGTATGAAGATCCACAGGAAGTCGTTCAATATTACAGTAAAAATAAAGAACTGATGGATAATATGCGCAGCCTGGCTCTGGAAGAGCAGGCGGTTGAATTAGTCCTTGAGAAAGCAAAAGCCACTGAAAAAGAAATGGCTTTTAGCCAACTGCTCAATCAGCAAGCGTAACGTTGTCACGATGTAACGTTTACAGCAGAACCCGTTGCCGATAAGGCAACGGGTCTTTTTTTGTATGCATCACGGGCGGGTATTATTTTTTATTGGCCTCATTGCAGATCTGTCCTCGCTGCGGGTAGCGCATAGTGAAAGCGTGTTATA
The sequence above is drawn from the Enterobacteriaceae bacterium ESL0689 genome and encodes:
- the thiI gene encoding tRNA 4-thiouridine(8) synthase ThiI encodes the protein MKFIIKLFPEITIKSQSVRLRFIKILTGNIRNVLKDYDQTLAVVRHWDHIEVRAKDENQRLPIRDALTRIPGIHHILEVEDVPFTSLHDIFEQTLPLWQDQLVGKSFCVRVKRRGKHPFTSIDIERYVGGGLNQHIATARVKLTHPDVTVNLEIDNDRLLLVKGRYEGIGGFPIGTQEDVLSLISGGFDSGVSSYMLMRRGCRVHYCFFNLGGAAHEIGVRQVAHYLWNRFGRSHRVRFVAINFEPVVAEILEKIDDSQMGVVLKRMMMRAASMIARRYDVQALVTGEALGQVSSQTLTNLRLIDNVSDTLILRPLIAYDKEHIINLAREIGTEDFARTMPEYCGVISRSPTVKAVKEKIEAEEAGFDFTILDNVVAEASNIDIREIGRQTQQEVVEVETVSSFGANDVVLDIRSVDEQEDKPLTLAGVTVVSLPFYKLSSQFADLDQSKTWLLWCERGVMSRLQALYLREQGYHNVKVYRP
- the tig gene encoding trigger factor codes for the protein MQVSVETTQGLGRRVTITITADSIESAVKKELVDVAKKVRIDGFRKGKVPMNVVTQRYGASVRQDVLGDLMSRHFIDAIIKEKINPAGAPHYVPGEYKKGEDFTYSVEFEVYPEVTLQGLDTIEVEKPMVEVTEADIDAMLETLRKQQADWKEKAGVAATEDRVTIDFTGSVDGEEFDGGKASDFILAMGQGRMIPGFEEGIQGHKAGETFTIDVTFPEEYHAENLKGKAAKFVIDLKKVEERELPELTAEFIQRFGVADGSLEGLRAEVRKNMERELKGAVRNRVKSQVIEGLLKANPIEVPAALIDSEIDVLRRQAAQRFGGHEKQAHELPRELFEEQAKRRVMVGLLLGEVIRSNELKADEDRVKDLISEMASAYEDPQEVVQYYSKNKELMDNMRSLALEEQAVELVLEKAKATEKEMAFSQLLNQQA
- the panE gene encoding 2-dehydropantoate 2-reductase, encoding MKITLLGCGALGQVWLSALHQQGHEVQGWLRERQPCCHVDVRKKEGAVFSHTLTANDADFLASSDLLLVTLKAWQVASAVNRLATTLPPSSPILLIHNGMNPVDELHNVPQPLLLGVTTHAARHDDDAIVHVASGITHIGPAKHPYRNGHNLTAILHQALPEVIWHENIYPAAWSKLAVNCVINPLTALKGCRNGDLRHYPGEVAAICQEVAAVMACEGIPVSAENLLADINKIIASTAENISSMLQDIRMQRRTEIDYISGFLLKRAQAHGLAVPVNSHLYAQVKYKEKTYERIRTPLSRTRQ
- the ampG gene encoding muropeptide MFS transporter AmpG, whose protein sequence is MTLYSYLRTLQRPISAILLILGFSSGLPLALTSGTLQAWMTVENIDLKTIGFFSLVGQAYVFKFLWSPLMDRYTPPFLGRRRGWLLITQVLLLITIAIMGCLQPASQLHWIAIFAVVIAFCSASQDIVFDAWKTDILPAEERGTGAAISVLGYRLGMLVSGGLALWLADRWLGWQGMYWLMACLMIPCIIATLLAPEADNIIAVPGTLEQAVVEPLRDFFSRNNAWLILLLIICYKLSDAFGMSLTTTFLIRSIGFEAAEVGMVNKTLGLLATIAGALFGGVLMQRLSLFRALLIFGILQGAANAGYWLLSLSDKHLYSMATAVFFEHLCSGMGTAAFVALLMTLCNKSFSATQFALLSALSAIGRVYAGPIAGWFVEAHGWSAFYLFSVVAAIPGILLLLVCRRTLEYTQHTASFMPRRDYQRAYTLALWILASGCLLLVTGLLLMMLNTLNYTMFLFLPALLKIATLTLLIGILLGSLLDYLALRKCARG
- the xseB gene encoding exodeoxyribonuclease VII small subunit translates to MPKKNGSPVSFETALDELEQIVSRLESGTLPLEEALSEFERGVQLARQGQAKLQQAEQRVQILLTESEEGALTPFMPDSE
- a CDS encoding YajQ family cyclic di-GMP-binding protein, with the translated sequence MPSFDIVSEVDLQEVRNAVENAVREVESRFDFRHVEATFALNEKDKTIKVLSESDFQVNQLLDILRAKLLKRGIEGSTIEVPEAFIHSGKQWFVEAKLKQGIESAIQKKIVKLIKDSKLKVQTQIQGEEIRVTGKSRDDLQAVMALVRGGNLGQPFQFKNFRD
- a CDS encoding MFS transporter encodes the protein MNDNKMTPGERRATWGLGTVFSLRMLGMFMVLPVLTTYGMELQGASETLIGLAIGIYGFTQAIFQIPVGLLSDRVGRKPLILCGLFIFMLGSIIAASSATIWGIILGRALQGSGAIAAAVMALLSDLTREQNRTKAMAFIGVSFGITFAIAMVLGPIITHHLGLHALFWMIAAMTIIGIILTLWIIPDSHHHVLNRESGMVRGSFNKVFADPKLLRLNFGIMCLHTILIATFVALPGQLEMADFPAAEHWKIYLFTILIAFVSVLPIIIYAEKKRRMKQVFLLCIALLLVAEIILWGAGTYFWALVAGVQLFFIAFNMLEALLPSLVSKESPAGYKGTAMGIYSTCQFIGVAIGGLLGGWIDGFIDSQTVFLLNTLLAFLWLLVASMMNEPAYVSSLRIEIPPHIKIKETLQDDLLAQKGVAQALVIASEHSVYVKIDSKVTNRTELERVMQEMQAGAV
- the yajL gene encoding protein deglycase YajL, whose translation is MSASALLCLAPGSEETEAVTTIDLLVRGGINVTIASVADDGDRTITCSRGVKLLADAPLVAVADGDFDIIILPGGIKGAECLRDNLLLVETIRQFHRSGRIVAAICAVAATVLVPHHLFPHANMTGFPSLKAHIPADQWQDKRVVWDPRFKLLTSQGPGTAIDFALKIIDLLAGREKAHQVASQLVLAAGIYNYSAE
- a CDS encoding lipoprotein; translation: MLKKLFFPFIALFLLAGCTTPPATINVSPNITLPQQDPGLMGLTISINGADQRPDQALAKVTRDNQQVPLSASRDLRFLLQEALEKQMTARGYMIGPNGVADLQIILNKLYADVSQGDVRYSIATKADVSIIATAANGMKMTKNYRASYSVDGAFKASNQNIASTVNSVLSDIIADMAQDISINDFIKKNAH